The Bacteroidales bacterium nucleotide sequence GATTTATTACCCAACCTGACAACACGCTGATCAAGGCTGAAATACTAGTCAATTTTAATAAGCTTTTCAGAGATCATGATGCATACGAATCTTATTTAAATTCGCTTCGACAAATTGAGAGTTCGCCTTCTTTGGTACCTGTAGATCTTCTCGAAGAAATTTTAAATATCCCTATTCATTCCACATCCATTGCATTGATGGGAGGTGATTTTTTGACCTATTTGCGAGAGGAAATTTACCGACTTCAATTGAAAGGGATCCACAACATAAAAGCAATCTGGCGATGGTGGCAAGAAAAAGGTAGAGAAGTGCTTATTCCGTCGACGCCATCCAGAGAAGCTGTGCAAATCATGACCATACATGCTTCCAAAGGTCTTGAATTTCCATTTGTTATTCTTCCCCGTTTTCCATTCACCAATAAAAACAGCGGGGTTGAATCTTGGTATTTATGGAAAGAGAACGATGTAGTGTTTCCGTCACACAGCAATTTTATTAAACCTCAATTAATGCATGATGAATTTCCTACGTGGATGAAAAACCTCTCTCTTTTGTACGAAAAAGAAAAACAAATGAGAGATATAGATTGGCTTACTCTATCGTATGTAGCCACAACTCGAGCAAAATATGGAATGAGCATCTTTATAGAGCAAAAGAAAAAATATTCTACGCTTATTCTTTCGAATGAAAAAAAGCAGAAATCATCCCAGGTCGAGAAACATGATGTAGAAACATGCTTAATTCTGTCGCTGAATGAGATCCTCGAACATCCACCTTATGACCTGTCCATAAAAATGTTGGGCAAAAATGAATACTTTATTGGTGATACACAATTGAATATAAGATTTGACAAAACAAACTTTGATGCTTTTGAGAATTCCCCTGAAGAATCTCCATATCGGTGCGAATTTAACCAAAGTTTATCCTTGTTTATGAAAAAATCCGAAAAAACTAGTGATTTTAATGCTGTCCGGTTCGGGAAACTAATCCACCGCTTGTTGCAACAGGTTTATACTAAGAGCGATGTAGAACGAATCATCACTGCTTTTCTTACTGAAGGGATCATCCGGGAAGAAGATGCGCAGAGACTCCGGACTAAACTTATCGACAATGAAATTTTATTTCCCACATCGGCAGATGCCGTTATTCTTAACGAACGATCTTTAACAAAAGCCGGAAAAATCTATCGTCCCGATCGAATGATTGTCGAGCAAAACAAAGTTCTTATTATGGATTATAAAACAGGTGATAAATCAGATGAAGATAAAAAACAAATGGAAATCTATTCTCAATTGTTGGAACATTTTTTTCCGAATGTTACGTGCGAATTGATTTATTTAAAAGAATTATTTTTATAAAATGAATGATTTTTCACCTTTTTCTACGTTGCCAGAACCTTGGAAAATATGGCTCTCTCAACCTGGGGTTGTAGCTATAATCACCGATACCGATGGCCAAATTTTATATATATCACCATCTTTCGAAAAAATTTTTTCTTTATCTTCAAAAAAATATATAGGAAAAAGAATTCAGGATTTTTTTCATTTACCACTAAGTAGTTGGAACATCGATAAAATCGGCTCTACATGGTTAACCAATCATGCCTGGCTTTGCATTGATAATACATGGTTTTGGGTATATGTTGAGGGTATTAAGCCTGCTTCTTTCCCTTGGGGAAATGTTATCTTGTTTCTGATACACAACCTATCTCCTTATTTGGAGGAAGAGGCTTTTTTTCATTTTTTTAAGATTTTTACAGAGCGTGTTGAAGATGCCATATTTCTCATGAATCGAGATATTATCCTTGCATGTAACGAATCTGCAACGTCTATCTTTAGAACTCCTACTTCTCAGATCATTGGTCGCAGCGTCCTAGATTTATCTCCACCTTTTCAGGCAGATGGAAGTTCTTCCAAAAAACTTGCTTATGAGTATATTCAACGGGCTTTGAATGGTGATATATTTTCTTTTACTTGGATACATTCCTCTGCTGATGGTTCTTATACTTTTCCAACTCGTGTTAACCTGAGTAAGATCGAATTCAACAATCAATCTTATCTTTTTACTATAGTCCACGATTTAAAAAATGAAAATGCATGGATAGAGAAAATAGAAACTCAAAACGAGCTTTTGCAGAAAATAAATCGATATGCTGTTTTGTTCAACCTCCAACCTTATGAAAAAATCCTCGATACCGTAGTAAAGTTTTATGAAGAACTATTTCCTGGTGTTCTTGTTATCATCAATAAATACGATCCAATTAAAAAGACTTTTTTAATTTGGCATTCGAATCTTGCATTGCTACATTTTAAATATTTTCAGCGAATTATTAATAAGAAACTTGAAATATACGAAGTGGTCTTATCTGAAGAAGATTTCCAGCAAATACATGCTGAAAAAATATCTCCTCCTATAACTCTCGAGGAGGCAACTTTTCATCAGATTAAGCCTTGGCAGTCAAAAGCATTAAGTTTACTGAGTGGATATCGAACATTTTTTTCTTGTGTGCTAATTTCTTCAGATCGATTGGATTGGAGTTTATTACTTGGGTTTAAGAAAAACATGACTCTTCCAAATCGGAGGGATCTTGAAACAGCTGTAAACCTTGTTTCATCTGTTATAGCCAACTTCGAAGCTCAAAAGCAAATTAAAGAAGAACATGCCCATCGCCAACTTATACTGGATAATCTACCCGTTTTTGTTGGTATCTACGATTTGACAGATCTTATAGTGGTTTATGCCAATTTTGCGACAAAAGAAATTTTTGGTTACGATCCTCAAGAAGTGATAGGAAAACCAATTTTTTCA carries:
- a CDS encoding PAS domain S-box protein translates to MNDFSPFSTLPEPWKIWLSQPGVVAIITDTDGQILYISPSFEKIFSLSSKKYIGKRIQDFFHLPLSSWNIDKIGSTWLTNHAWLCIDNTWFWVYVEGIKPASFPWGNVILFLIHNLSPYLEEEAFFHFFKIFTERVEDAIFLMNRDIILACNESATSIFRTPTSQIIGRSVLDLSPPFQADGSSSKKLAYEYIQRALNGDIFSFTWIHSSADGSYTFPTRVNLSKIEFNNQSYLFTIVHDLKNENAWIEKIETQNELLQKINRYAVLFNLQPYEKILDTVVKFYEELFPGVLVIINKYDPIKKTFLIWHSNLALLHFKYFQRIINKKLEIYEVVLSEEDFQQIHAEKISPPITLEEATFHQIKPWQSKALSLLSGYRTFFSCVLISSDRLDWSLLLGFKKNMTLPNRRDLETAVNLVSSVIANFEAQKQIKEEHAHRQLILDNLPVFVGIYDLTDLIVVYANFATKEIFGYDPQEVIGKPIFSFVAPEDLPRAKGIVLSRLQGKHVGRYEARFVHKNGHLVWGSVDGVSIVYQGKRCILIIIMDVTQIRELQEKLLSIEVRRRKELEIELEKIKKELIHASRLAAIGQVSSFIAHELKNPLSAAGNALFLLEKKTHMLPELQKYIHIAR